A genomic stretch from Malus domestica chromosome 15, GDT2T_hap1 includes:
- the LOC103450491 gene encoding strychnine-10-hydroxylase-like has translation MDSLPYVNSITAGLFTVIIVFYYLSRRWRAANHKRKLSPPEAKGGWPIFGHLPLFGGSIPPHLTLGAMADKYGPIFTIRLGVHPSLVISSSEIAKECFTTKDLSIISRPRMVVLDHVSYDYAMFGFGPGGPFWREIRKLVTLELLSVRKVELLKHIRVSEVATFLKELHELWSTKKKEGSKDGVVVELKQWLGDMTLNVILTMVAGKRYSVAAAGDEKKEARKVQTALRELFDYLGMFLLGDAVPYLRWLDWGGHEKAMKKSATEMHAIVEEWVEEHKQRRAKGDAKGEQDFIDAMLSVLDGADLGNFDADTIVKATSLNVIAGGGDTTMVTLTWAISLLLNNPHVMKKALNELDIKIGRQRVVSEEDLSNLVYLQAIVKETLRLYPVGPLAGPRMFNEDCTIAGYHIRKGTRFFPNLWKIQIDPKNWPEPLEFKPERFLTTHKDIDLRGQHFELIPFGSGRRSCPGLAFGLQMVQFTLASFLHAFEISNPSSAPVDMTESFGMTNVRAAPLNVLIKPRLSSELYG, from the exons ATGGATTCTCTCCCATATGTAAACTCTATCACTGCTGGCTTGTTCACAGTAATCATCGTGTTCTATTACTTGTCACGAAGATGGAGAGCTGCAAATCACAAGCGCAAATTATCACCACCTGAAGCCAAGGGCGGTTGGCCTATATTTGGTCACCTTCCTTTGTTTGGAGGCTCCATACCTCCTCACTTAACTTTGGGAGCCATGGCGGACAAGTACGGACCCATTTTCACTATCCGCCTTGGCGTCCATCCGTCGTTGGTGATAAGCAGCAGTGAGATCGCAAAAGAATGCTTCACAACCAAAGACTTGAGCATAATCTCACGCCCAAGGATGGTGGTTCTAGACCACGTTAGCTACGACTACGCCATGTTTGGGTTCGGACCAGGTGGACCCTTTTGGCGAGAAATTCGCAAGCTAGTCACCTTGGAGTTGCTCTCAGTCCGGAAGGTTGAGCTGCTCAAGCACATTCGAGTGTCGGAAGTGGCTACTTTCTTAAAAGAATTGCACGAACTTTGGAGTACAAAGAAAAAGGAGGGCTCGAAAGATGGAGTGGTTGTAGAGCTAAAGCAATGGCTTGGGGACATGACGCTGAACGTGATTCTTACAATGGTGGCCGGAAAGCGGTATTCCGTGGCTGCCGCTGGGGATGAGAAGAAAGAAGCGCGTAAGGTTCAGACTGCATTGAGGGAGTTATTTGATTATCTGGGCATGTTTTTGCTGGGTGATGCGGTTCCTTATCTGCGGTGGTTGGATTGGGGTGGACATGAGAAGGCAATGAAGAAAAGTGCAACGGAAATGCACGCCATTGTTGAAGAGTGGGTTGAAGAGCATAAGCAGAGGAGAGCAAAAGGTGATGCAAAAGGAGAACAGGACTTCATAGATGCGATGCTCTCTGTGCTTGATGGTGCAGACCTTGGCAATTTTGATGCTGATACGATCGTCAAAGCCACAAGCTTG AATGTTATTGCAGGAGGTGGCGACACCACCATGGTGACATTGACCTGGGCAATATCGTTATTGCTGAACAACCCTCACGTTATGAAAAAAGCCCTAAATGAACTAGACATCAAAATAGGCAGACAAAGAGTTGTGAGTGAGGAAGATTTAAGCAACTTGGTCTACCTCCAAGCTATTGTGAAGGAGACGTTACGTTTGTACCCAGTAGGACCATTAGCAGGGCCACGTATGTTCAATGAAGATTGCACCATTGCTGGCTACCATATTCGAAAGGGCACCCGCTTCTTCCCAAACCTCTGGAAGATCCAAATTGACCCGAAAAATTGGCCCGAGCCACTTGAGTTCAAGCCAGAGAGATTTCTTACGACGCACAAGGACATTGATCTGAGGGGTCAACATTTTGAGCTTATTCCTTTTGGAAGTGGTAGAAGATCATGCCCTGGTTTGGCATTTGGCCTTCAAATGGTGCAATTTACATTGGCTAGTTTTCTACATGCGTTTGAAATCTCAAACCCATCAAGTGCCCCAGTTGATATGACAGAGAGTTTTGGAATGACCAACGTTAGGGCAGCTCCACTCAACGTTCTCATCAAACCTCGCTTATCTTCTGAACTCTATGGATAA